A portion of the Lolium rigidum isolate FL_2022 chromosome 1, APGP_CSIRO_Lrig_0.1, whole genome shotgun sequence genome contains these proteins:
- the LOC124694257 gene encoding protein SOSEKI 3-like: MPEEQQNTMEGKARRHASPAGMRTRPVRVEPEPPPTMKHEVGTTRVAVVYYLCCNHQLEHPHFMEVPLASPQGLYLRDVISRLDTLRGKGMAAKYSWSCKRRYKNGFVWHDLSEGDLLLPAQGTEYVLKGSELQLDQSKSPLPLVPGHQQNSSISDGKVLLHKATRQQQSPLSHRLNQGWPSMSPCPDPAVSIIKEAVPPSAVIVSAIEKAAVQPTLLSSPSSSTIGYDERCRMPHSGSSSNSSPKTSTHSSGASSPGINNPAVAHDMATQTDDKARGNNTTLQQRQDAAGMTPERPEIAVESHHRHPPAGERRSSRSSTLQSLIRAEAAGRRRGLLEEDERTATTGSVSGRLKPANLLMRLMACGPNNPGFGLVRTSYKPQLTQLEYPSASPELSPLGVLKPGTSSASTARASETENCTGSLVGGVAGRLERSSSSRGHQDGVCEEARLSKGDLGSPSRSTSKRMGDPSSSGSVVP; the protein is encoded by the exons ATGCCGGAGGAGCAGCAAAACACAATGGAGGGGAAGGCGAGGAGACATGCCAGCCCAGCAGGGATGCGTACCAGGCCCGTCAGGGTGGAGCCGGAGCCTCCACCGACCATGAAGCATGAGGTAGGGACGACAAGGGTGGCAGTGGTGTACTACCTGTGCTGCAACCACCAGCTGGAGCATCCACACTTCATGGAGGTGCCCCTCGCCTCCCCGCAAGGTCTCTACCTGCGAG ATGTGATTAGCCGACTGGACACCCTGAGAGGGAAGGGCATGGCAGCCAAGTATTCCTGGTCCTGCAAAAG GAGATACAAGAATGGGTTTGTGTGGCACGATCTGTCTGAGGGTGATCTGCTTCTGCCCGCACAAGGCACCGAGTATGTCCTCAAGGGCTCCGAGCTCCAACTCGACCAGTCAAAGTCACCGCTGCCACTAGTACCAG GCCATCAGCAGAATAGTAGTATAAGCGATGGAAAGGTTCTGCTCCACAAGGCAACTCGACAACAACAGTCACCTCTTTCCCATCGATTGAATCAAGGGTGGCCTTCTATGTCTCCATGCCCTGATCCTGCTGTTTCAATCATCAAAGAGGCAGTACCACCTTCCGCTGTTATTGTTTCAGCCATAGAAAAGGCAGCTGTCCAGCCAACATTGCTGTCATCACCATCTTCTTCCACCATCGGTTACGACGAGCGATGCAGGATGCCACATTCAGGTTCCTCAAGCAACTCGTCCCCCAAGACAAGCACACATTCCTCCGGTGCAAGCTCACCCGGCATCAACAATCCTGCGGTAGCGCACGACATGGCCACACAAACAGACGACAAAGCCAGAGGGAACAATACAACACTCCAACAGAGACAGGATGCAGCAGGCATGACCCCGGAAAGGCCAGAAATTGCTGTCGAGTCCCATCACAGGCATCCACCTGCAGGAGAGCGCCGTTCCAGTAGGAGTAGCACATTGCAGTCACTTATAAGGGCAGAAGCGGCTGGCAGGAGGAGAGGTCTACTGGAGGAGGATGAAAGGACTGCTACAACGGGCTCTGTCAGCGGCAGGCTGAAGCCAGCCAACTTGCTCATGCGCCTCATGGCCTGCGGACCGAACAACCCTGGCTTCGGCCTTGTTCGGACATCATACAAGCCACAGTTGACGCAGCTCGAGTACCCATCGGCGTCTCCAGAACTGTCCCCTCTTGGTGTGCTGAAGCCTGGGACTAGTAGCGCGTCCACCGCCAGAGCTTCAGAAACAGAGAACTGCACCGGTAGCCTAGTTGGCGGTGTTGCAGGCAGGCTTGAACGCTCTTCTTCATCTCGCGGTCACCAGGATGG AGTTTGCGAGGAAGCACGCTTGTCGAAAGGGGACTTGGGTAGCCCGTCCAGGAGCACGAGCAAAAGGATGGGCGACCCGTCATCGTCGGGCAGTGTGGTTCCATGA